The proteins below are encoded in one region of Ricinus communis isolate WT05 ecotype wild-type chromosome 6, ASM1957865v1, whole genome shotgun sequence:
- the LOC8259540 gene encoding superoxide dismutase [Mn], mitochondrial, translated as MALRSLATRNTLGSAYKAAALGIAQVRGLKTFTLPDLPYDYSALEPVISGEIMQLHHQKHHQTYITNYNKSLELLNEAMEKGDSSSVVKLQSAIKFNGGGHINHSILWNNLAPVREGGGEPPHGSLGWAIDTDFGSLEKLIQKMNTEGAAVQGSGWVWLGVDKASKKLVVETTANQDPLVTKAPTLVPLLGIDVWEHAYYLQYKNVRPDYLKNIWKVMNWKYASEVYAKECPSA; from the exons ATGGCTCTCCGCTCTCTTGCAACCAGAAACACCCTAGGCTCAGCCTACAAGGCTGCAGCTCTGGGGATTGCTCAAGTGCGCGGGCTGAAGACTTTCACTCTGCCAGATCTCCCCTACGACTATAGCGCTCTTGAGCCTGTTATTAGCGGCGAGATAATGCAGCTTCATCACCAAAAACATCACCAGACTTATATTACCAATTATAATAAGTCTCTTGAGCTTCTTAATGAAGCTATGGAAAAGGGCGACTCTTCTTCTGTTGTTAAGTTGCAGAGCGCTATCAAATTCAACGGAggag GTCATATCAACCACTCCATTCTCTGGAACAATCTTGCCCCTGTTCGT GAAGGAGGTGGTGAACCCCCACACGGTTCCCTTGGTTGGGCCATCGACACAGATTTTGGTTCTTTGGAGAAGTTGATACAGAAAATGAATACAGAAGGCGCTGCTGTCCAAGGATCTGGATGGGTG TGGCTTGGTGTCGACAAAGCATCCAAGAAGCTTGTTGTTGAGACAACTGCAAACCAG GATCCATTGGTAACTAAAGCACCAACTTTAGTTCCTTTGCTTGGTATTGACGTTTGGGAGCATGCTTACTACTTGCAG TACAAGAATGTGAGACCAGATTATCTAAAGAACATATGGAAGGTAATGAACTGGAAGTATGCAAGTGAGGTATATGCGAAAGAATGCCCGTCAGCTTAG
- the LOC125370412 gene encoding uncharacterized protein LOC125370412 produces the protein MQTNTGGQKYKIEVKDIFVVCSHCKREGHDSETCFQLIRYLEWWGARPKGAGGGRGRQSAGRGRSNTPKVNTTHVIRQPSSSIAATKENTASGTLTAEQWSFFLNLLNTCKSGTSQKMNGPYLEDGDWRDEQCKGLYYFKSAVSVKACKTSHVDSFKLWHGRMGHPFEKIMESLPQVEFSNS, from the exons ATGCAGACTAATACAGGAGGGCAAAAGTATAAAATAGAAGTGAAAGACATATTTGTTGTTTGCTCACACTGCAAACGAGAGGGACATGATTCTGAAACTTGTTTCCAGCTCATTAGATATCTGGAATGGTGGGGTGCCCGACCCAAAGGGGCTGGAGGTGGACGAGGGCGACAGAGTGCAGGGCGTGGACGTAGTAATACACCGAAGGTGAATACAACCCATGTAATTAGGCAGCCGTCATCATCAATAGcagcaacaaaagaaaatacagCTTCTGGGACCTTGACAGCAGAACAATGGTCATTCTTTCTCAATTTGCTGAACACGTGCAAATCGGGTACTAGTCAGAAGATGAATG GACCATACCTCGAGGATGGTGATTGGAGGGATGAACAATGCAAGggactttattattttaagtcAGCAGTATCAGTCAAAGCATGCAAGACAAGTCATGTAGATTCCTTTAAATTATGGCATGGGAGGATGGGGCATCCgtttgaaaaaattatggaatctcttcctcaGGTTGAATTTagtaatagttaa
- the LOC8259539 gene encoding superoxide dismutase [Mn], mitochondrial — protein MALKTLTLPDLPYAYDALEPFISGEIMFLHHQKHHLAYVTNYNKSLELLNQAIANGDSSSVVKLQSSIKFNGGGHINHSIFWKNLAPVSEGGGIPPHGSLASAIDTEFGSLEKLIQKMNAEGAAVEGSGWVWLGVDKDSKKLVVATTQNQDPLVTKGPTLVPLLGIDVWEHAYYLQYKNVRPDYLKSIWNVMNWKYASEVYESICPSF, from the exons ATG GCATTGAAGACCTTAACTCTCCCTGATCTCCCTTATGCCTATGATGCTCTTGAGCCTTTTATTAGTGGCGAGATAATGTTTCTTCATCACCAGAAGCATCACCTGGCTTATGTTACTAACTACAATAAGTCTCTTGAGCTTCTCAATCAGGCTATCGCAAATGGTGACTCTTCCTCTGTTGTCAAGCTGCAAAGTTCTATCAAGTTCAATGGAGGAg GTCATATCAACCACTCCATTTTCTGGAAGAATCTTGCACCTGTCAGt GAAGGAGGTGGTATACCCCCACATGGTTCCCTTGCTTCAGCTATTGACACTGAATTTGGTTCTCTGGAAAAGTTGATACAAAAGATGAATGCAGAAGGTGCTGCTGTCGAAGGATCTGGATGGGTG TGGCTTGGCGTGGACAAAGACTCTAAGAAGCTTGTGGTTGCGACCACTCAAAACCAG GATCCATTGGTAACTAAAGGACCAACTTTAGTTCCTTTGCTTGGTATTGATGTTTGGGAGCATGCTTACTACTTACAG TACAAGAATGTAAGACCAGATTACCTAAAGAGCATATGGAATGTGATGAATTGGAAGTATGCAAGTGAAGTATATGAGAGCATATGCCCTTCATTTTGA